The following are from one region of the Paenibacillus sabinae T27 genome:
- a CDS encoding helix-turn-helix domain-containing protein has protein sequence MSSRTMKLIGERIRALREQRKWSQMKLGELAELHYTYIGRIERGENNVTMKSIEKVAAALDVPFEELFRFIQPLEKGRDNYYLSLLVSKFQSRSASDQKHAYELLSYMLEWKDE, from the coding sequence TTGAGTAGTCGTACAATGAAGCTTATAGGTGAGCGTATACGCGCTTTACGTGAACAACGAAAGTGGAGTCAGATGAAGCTAGGGGAGCTTGCCGAGCTGCATTACACTTACATCGGGCGAATTGAACGAGGTGAGAATAATGTCACAATGAAGAGCATTGAAAAGGTAGCCGCTGCGCTTGATGTCCCCTTTGAAGAACTATTCCGTTTTATTCAACCTTTAGAAAAAGGCAGGGATAACTACTATCTGTCCTTGCTTGTATCGAAATTCCAAAGCAGAAGTGCCTCGGATCAAAAACACGCTTACGAATTACTTAGCTATATGCTTGAATGGAAAGACGAATAG
- the sda gene encoding sporulation histidine kinase inhibitor Sda, with protein MVILEAYQDAVKLGLSYDFIQLLKEELNRRGINTNLTEE; from the coding sequence GTGGTCATCCTCGAAGCTTATCAGGATGCGGTTAAACTTGGACTCAGCTATGATTTCATTCAGCTTCTTAAAGAAGAACTGAATCGGCGCGGCATTAACACAAATCTTACAGAGGAGTGA